One region of Tachysurus fulvidraco isolate hzauxx_2018 chromosome 9, HZAU_PFXX_2.0, whole genome shotgun sequence genomic DNA includes:
- the LOC113640028 gene encoding uncharacterized protein LOC113640028 isoform X3, whose product MKADTMHFGSLRHCVLFFLILTVITAPTLAFTSVMVKLNQSAVLPCKQNCSDSLWTVIDKPRLIVAECNQTSCWSKEGFNMSHDQYLKGDLSLTINSADYSNRALMRLSNLKSGEDLILHKSDYTELIYKSKYSHDLYGEQICNVTEDSLQCNDEYKHRALLKDSDLILKNLKPSDSGVYTIRDTLYKYIILICTLSVKDPAISRIIVNRHGSVTLNCTRNCTGLVEWINKNNKHVVAWCNQTSCNTEKGYNISHDQYLKGDLSLTITEAYYSMRGEYWCMCNKKCISEFDVSIQTENSSVHLKPGENLLMDLPRRESVEVIYRSTRSFADDADDKNICIFEHGSLECTDAYTRRISPVLKLEHVNLTDSGVYTIQSRNSQEAFFNYNMFVEEDQPRPEEKICISYLVFVLVVVLVVLLLVVTGVCIYLKCKRKERVVNEVQYRPV is encoded by the exons ATGAAAGCTGATACG ATGCATTTTGGCAGCCTTCGTCATTGtgtcctcttcttcctcatcctcacaGTCATCACTG CTCCTACTCTGGCTTTCACTTCTGTAATGGTGAAGCTGAATCAGTCTGCTGTCCTTCCCTGTAAACAGAACTGCTCTGATTCACTGTGGACTGTGATTGATAAACCACGTCTTATTGTGGCTGAGTGTAATCAGACATCATGCTGGTCAAAGGAGGGGTTTAACATGTCTCATGATCAGTATCTGAAGGGAGATCTGTCTCTCACCATCAATTCAGCTGATTACAGTAACAGAG CTTTGATGCGGTTATCTAATTTAAAGTCTGGAGAAGATTTGATCCTACACAAATCAGACTACACAGAGTTgatttataaaagtaaatattcaCATGATCTGTACGGTGAACAGATCTGCAATGTGACTGAAGACTCACTTCAGTGTAATGatgaatataaacacagagcacTACTGAAAGACTCAGATCTAATACTGAAGAATCTAAAACCATCAGATAGTGGAGTTTACACCATCCGGGACACACTGTATAAATACATCATTCTTATTTGCACTCTCTCTGTGAAAG atcctgCAATTTCTCGAATAATAGTGAATCGTCATGGGTCTGTTACACTCAACTGCACACGGAATTGTACTGGTTTGGTTGAATGGatcaataagaataataaacatgTGGTGGCTTGGTGTAATCAGACATCATGCAACACAGAGAAGGGATATAATATATCTCATGATCAGTACCTGAAGGGAGATCTGTCTCTCACCATCACTGAGGCTTATTACAGTATGAGGGGTGAATACTGGTGCATGTGTAATAAGAAGTGCATCAGTGAATTTGATGTCTCCATTCAGA CTGAGAACTCTTCAGTTCATTTGAAGCCTGGTGAAAATCTGCTCATGGATTTGCCCAGAAGAGAGTCAGTGGAGGTGATTTATAGAAGTACCAGGAGTTTTGCTGATGATGCAGACGATAAAAACATCTGTATATTTGAACACGGTTCTCTGGAGTGTACTGATGCATACACACGCAGGATATCTCCAGTTCTCAAACTGGAACATGTGAACCTGACTGACAGTGGAGTTTACACCATCCAGAGCAGGAACAGTCAGGAAGCCTTTTTCAACTACAACATGTTTGTGGAAG AAGACCAGCCAAGACCAGAGGAGAAGATCTGTATTTCATATTTGGTGTTTGTGCTGGTAGTTGTGCTGGTAGTTCTCCTACTGGTAGTCACTGGAGTGTGCATTTACCTGAAGTGCAAACGGAAGGAACGTGTGGTGAATGAAGTTCAGTATCGTCCTGTTTAA
- the LOC113640028 gene encoding uncharacterized protein LOC113640028 isoform X1, translating to MKADTMHFGSLRHCVLFFLILTVITAPTLAFTSVMVKLNQSAVLPCKQNCSDSLWTVIDKPRLIVAECNQTSCWSKEGFNMSHDQYLKGDLSLTINSADYSNRGLYTCECAHAEVNTVQLSIETLMRLSNLKSGEDLILHKSDYTELIYKSKYSHDLYGEQICNVTEDSLQCNDEYKHRALLKDSDLILKNLKPSDSGVYTIRDTLYKYIILICTLSVKDPAISRIIVNRHGSVTLNCTRNCTGLVEWINKNNKHVVAWCNQTSCNTEKGYNISHDQYLKGDLSLTITEAYYSMRGEYWCMCNKKCISEFDVSIQTENSSVHLKPGENLLMDLPRRESVEVIYRSTRSFADDADDKNICIFEHGSLECTDAYTRRISPVLKLEHVNLTDSGVYTIQSRNSQEAFFNYNMFVEEDQPRPEEKICISYLVFVLVVVLVVLLLVVTGVCIYLKCKRKERVVNEVQYRPV from the exons ATGAAAGCTGATACG ATGCATTTTGGCAGCCTTCGTCATTGtgtcctcttcttcctcatcctcacaGTCATCACTG CTCCTACTCTGGCTTTCACTTCTGTAATGGTGAAGCTGAATCAGTCTGCTGTCCTTCCCTGTAAACAGAACTGCTCTGATTCACTGTGGACTGTGATTGATAAACCACGTCTTATTGTGGCTGAGTGTAATCAGACATCATGCTGGTCAAAGGAGGGGTTTAACATGTCTCATGATCAGTATCTGAAGGGAGATCTGTCTCTCACCATCAATTCAGCTGATTACAGTAACAGAGGTTTGTACACGTGTGAATGTGCTCATGCAGAGGTCAATACTGTACAGCTCAGCATTGAGA CTTTGATGCGGTTATCTAATTTAAAGTCTGGAGAAGATTTGATCCTACACAAATCAGACTACACAGAGTTgatttataaaagtaaatattcaCATGATCTGTACGGTGAACAGATCTGCAATGTGACTGAAGACTCACTTCAGTGTAATGatgaatataaacacagagcacTACTGAAAGACTCAGATCTAATACTGAAGAATCTAAAACCATCAGATAGTGGAGTTTACACCATCCGGGACACACTGTATAAATACATCATTCTTATTTGCACTCTCTCTGTGAAAG atcctgCAATTTCTCGAATAATAGTGAATCGTCATGGGTCTGTTACACTCAACTGCACACGGAATTGTACTGGTTTGGTTGAATGGatcaataagaataataaacatgTGGTGGCTTGGTGTAATCAGACATCATGCAACACAGAGAAGGGATATAATATATCTCATGATCAGTACCTGAAGGGAGATCTGTCTCTCACCATCACTGAGGCTTATTACAGTATGAGGGGTGAATACTGGTGCATGTGTAATAAGAAGTGCATCAGTGAATTTGATGTCTCCATTCAGA CTGAGAACTCTTCAGTTCATTTGAAGCCTGGTGAAAATCTGCTCATGGATTTGCCCAGAAGAGAGTCAGTGGAGGTGATTTATAGAAGTACCAGGAGTTTTGCTGATGATGCAGACGATAAAAACATCTGTATATTTGAACACGGTTCTCTGGAGTGTACTGATGCATACACACGCAGGATATCTCCAGTTCTCAAACTGGAACATGTGAACCTGACTGACAGTGGAGTTTACACCATCCAGAGCAGGAACAGTCAGGAAGCCTTTTTCAACTACAACATGTTTGTGGAAG AAGACCAGCCAAGACCAGAGGAGAAGATCTGTATTTCATATTTGGTGTTTGTGCTGGTAGTTGTGCTGGTAGTTCTCCTACTGGTAGTCACTGGAGTGTGCATTTACCTGAAGTGCAAACGGAAGGAACGTGTGGTGAATGAAGTTCAGTATCGTCCTGTTTAA
- the LOC113640028 gene encoding uncharacterized protein LOC113640028 isoform X2, translating into MHFGSLRHCVLFFLILTVITAPTLAFTSVMVKLNQSAVLPCKQNCSDSLWTVIDKPRLIVAECNQTSCWSKEGFNMSHDQYLKGDLSLTINSADYSNRGLYTCECAHAEVNTVQLSIETLMRLSNLKSGEDLILHKSDYTELIYKSKYSHDLYGEQICNVTEDSLQCNDEYKHRALLKDSDLILKNLKPSDSGVYTIRDTLYKYIILICTLSVKDPAISRIIVNRHGSVTLNCTRNCTGLVEWINKNNKHVVAWCNQTSCNTEKGYNISHDQYLKGDLSLTITEAYYSMRGEYWCMCNKKCISEFDVSIQTENSSVHLKPGENLLMDLPRRESVEVIYRSTRSFADDADDKNICIFEHGSLECTDAYTRRISPVLKLEHVNLTDSGVYTIQSRNSQEAFFNYNMFVEEDQPRPEEKICISYLVFVLVVVLVVLLLVVTGVCIYLKCKRKERVVNEVQYRPV; encoded by the exons ATGCATTTTGGCAGCCTTCGTCATTGtgtcctcttcttcctcatcctcacaGTCATCACTG CTCCTACTCTGGCTTTCACTTCTGTAATGGTGAAGCTGAATCAGTCTGCTGTCCTTCCCTGTAAACAGAACTGCTCTGATTCACTGTGGACTGTGATTGATAAACCACGTCTTATTGTGGCTGAGTGTAATCAGACATCATGCTGGTCAAAGGAGGGGTTTAACATGTCTCATGATCAGTATCTGAAGGGAGATCTGTCTCTCACCATCAATTCAGCTGATTACAGTAACAGAGGTTTGTACACGTGTGAATGTGCTCATGCAGAGGTCAATACTGTACAGCTCAGCATTGAGA CTTTGATGCGGTTATCTAATTTAAAGTCTGGAGAAGATTTGATCCTACACAAATCAGACTACACAGAGTTgatttataaaagtaaatattcaCATGATCTGTACGGTGAACAGATCTGCAATGTGACTGAAGACTCACTTCAGTGTAATGatgaatataaacacagagcacTACTGAAAGACTCAGATCTAATACTGAAGAATCTAAAACCATCAGATAGTGGAGTTTACACCATCCGGGACACACTGTATAAATACATCATTCTTATTTGCACTCTCTCTGTGAAAG atcctgCAATTTCTCGAATAATAGTGAATCGTCATGGGTCTGTTACACTCAACTGCACACGGAATTGTACTGGTTTGGTTGAATGGatcaataagaataataaacatgTGGTGGCTTGGTGTAATCAGACATCATGCAACACAGAGAAGGGATATAATATATCTCATGATCAGTACCTGAAGGGAGATCTGTCTCTCACCATCACTGAGGCTTATTACAGTATGAGGGGTGAATACTGGTGCATGTGTAATAAGAAGTGCATCAGTGAATTTGATGTCTCCATTCAGA CTGAGAACTCTTCAGTTCATTTGAAGCCTGGTGAAAATCTGCTCATGGATTTGCCCAGAAGAGAGTCAGTGGAGGTGATTTATAGAAGTACCAGGAGTTTTGCTGATGATGCAGACGATAAAAACATCTGTATATTTGAACACGGTTCTCTGGAGTGTACTGATGCATACACACGCAGGATATCTCCAGTTCTCAAACTGGAACATGTGAACCTGACTGACAGTGGAGTTTACACCATCCAGAGCAGGAACAGTCAGGAAGCCTTTTTCAACTACAACATGTTTGTGGAAG AAGACCAGCCAAGACCAGAGGAGAAGATCTGTATTTCATATTTGGTGTTTGTGCTGGTAGTTGTGCTGGTAGTTCTCCTACTGGTAGTCACTGGAGTGTGCATTTACCTGAAGTGCAAACGGAAGGAACGTGTGGTGAATGAAGTTCAGTATCGTCCTGTTTAA
- the LOC113640028 gene encoding uncharacterized protein LOC113640028 isoform X4: protein MVKLNQSAVLPCKQNCSDSLWTVIDKPRLIVAECNQTSCWSKEGFNMSHDQYLKGDLSLTINSADYSNRGLYTCECAHAEVNTVQLSIETLMRLSNLKSGEDLILHKSDYTELIYKSKYSHDLYGEQICNVTEDSLQCNDEYKHRALLKDSDLILKNLKPSDSGVYTIRDTLYKYIILICTLSVKDPAISRIIVNRHGSVTLNCTRNCTGLVEWINKNNKHVVAWCNQTSCNTEKGYNISHDQYLKGDLSLTITEAYYSMRGEYWCMCNKKCISEFDVSIQTENSSVHLKPGENLLMDLPRRESVEVIYRSTRSFADDADDKNICIFEHGSLECTDAYTRRISPVLKLEHVNLTDSGVYTIQSRNSQEAFFNYNMFVEEDQPRPEEKICISYLVFVLVVVLVVLLLVVTGVCIYLKCKRKERVVNEVQYRPV from the exons ATGGTGAAGCTGAATCAGTCTGCTGTCCTTCCCTGTAAACAGAACTGCTCTGATTCACTGTGGACTGTGATTGATAAACCACGTCTTATTGTGGCTGAGTGTAATCAGACATCATGCTGGTCAAAGGAGGGGTTTAACATGTCTCATGATCAGTATCTGAAGGGAGATCTGTCTCTCACCATCAATTCAGCTGATTACAGTAACAGAGGTTTGTACACGTGTGAATGTGCTCATGCAGAGGTCAATACTGTACAGCTCAGCATTGAGA CTTTGATGCGGTTATCTAATTTAAAGTCTGGAGAAGATTTGATCCTACACAAATCAGACTACACAGAGTTgatttataaaagtaaatattcaCATGATCTGTACGGTGAACAGATCTGCAATGTGACTGAAGACTCACTTCAGTGTAATGatgaatataaacacagagcacTACTGAAAGACTCAGATCTAATACTGAAGAATCTAAAACCATCAGATAGTGGAGTTTACACCATCCGGGACACACTGTATAAATACATCATTCTTATTTGCACTCTCTCTGTGAAAG atcctgCAATTTCTCGAATAATAGTGAATCGTCATGGGTCTGTTACACTCAACTGCACACGGAATTGTACTGGTTTGGTTGAATGGatcaataagaataataaacatgTGGTGGCTTGGTGTAATCAGACATCATGCAACACAGAGAAGGGATATAATATATCTCATGATCAGTACCTGAAGGGAGATCTGTCTCTCACCATCACTGAGGCTTATTACAGTATGAGGGGTGAATACTGGTGCATGTGTAATAAGAAGTGCATCAGTGAATTTGATGTCTCCATTCAGA CTGAGAACTCTTCAGTTCATTTGAAGCCTGGTGAAAATCTGCTCATGGATTTGCCCAGAAGAGAGTCAGTGGAGGTGATTTATAGAAGTACCAGGAGTTTTGCTGATGATGCAGACGATAAAAACATCTGTATATTTGAACACGGTTCTCTGGAGTGTACTGATGCATACACACGCAGGATATCTCCAGTTCTCAAACTGGAACATGTGAACCTGACTGACAGTGGAGTTTACACCATCCAGAGCAGGAACAGTCAGGAAGCCTTTTTCAACTACAACATGTTTGTGGAAG AAGACCAGCCAAGACCAGAGGAGAAGATCTGTATTTCATATTTGGTGTTTGTGCTGGTAGTTGTGCTGGTAGTTCTCCTACTGGTAGTCACTGGAGTGTGCATTTACCTGAAGTGCAAACGGAAGGAACGTGTGGTGAATGAAGTTCAGTATCGTCCTGTTTAA
- the agpat9l gene encoding glycerol-3-phosphate acyltransferase 3-like isoform X3, with translation MWATLKIQKSKREEMLKHSTSYGLIQRDDWSLEKEIGELRRNRPRSGVGGAFAFSDVFYFSKKGIESIVEDEVTQRFSSEELESWNLLTRTNNNFHYISLRLTVLWGVGVIVRYGILLPLRIMLACIGLSWLVIGTTVVGFLPNCRIKDWLSELVHVMCYRICARGLSATIHYHNRENKPRKGGICVANHTSPIDVVILANDGGYAMVGQVHGGLMGVVQRAMVRACPHIWFERAEMKDRHLVTQRLRDHVNDKNKLPILIFPEGTCINNTSVMMFKKGSFEIGGTIYPVAIKYDPRFGDAFWNSGKYSMVSYLLRMMTSWAIVCNVWYLAPMTQQEGEDAVRFANRVKSLIARQGGLVDLSWDGGLKRAKVKDSFKQEQQRMYSSMVAGDEHSE, from the exons tgggCAACACTGAAGATTcagaagagcaagagagaggagATGCTGAAACACTCTACATCTTatg GTCTGATCCAGCGAGATGACTGGTCCTTGGAGAAGGAGATCGGGGAGCTGCGACGCAATAGGCCGAGGTCAGGGGTGGGTGGGGCTTTTGCCTTTAGTGACGTGTTCTACTTCAGTAAGAAGGGGATTGAGAGCATTGTGGAGGATGAGGTGACTCAGAGATTCAGCTCTGAGGAACTAGAGTCCTGGAACCTGCTCACAAGAACCAACAACAACTTCCACTACATATCACTGCGCCTCACTGTGCTGTGGGGGGTCGGGGTCATCGTCCGCTACGGCATCCTGCTGCCTCtcag GATCATGTTAGCGTGTATCGGCCTCAGCTGGCTGGTCATTGGCACCACTGTGGTGGGATTTCTCCCAAACTGCAG GATAAAGGACTGGCTCAGTGAACTCGTACACGTTATGTGTTACCGCATCTGTGCTCGAGGCCTTTCAGCCACCATTCACTACCACAACAG AGAGAACAAGCCGAGGAAGGGAGGAATCTGTGTAGCCAATCACACGTCTCCCATCGACGTGGTGATTCTGGCCAATGATGGAGGATACGCCATG GTAGGGCAGGTCCATGGGGGTTTGATGGGTGTGGTTCAGCGAGCGATGGTTCGAGCATGTCCACACATCTGGTTCGAGAGAGCAGAGATGAAAGATCGCCACCTGGTGACACAGAG ATTGAGGGATCACGTGAATGACAAGAACAAACTACCTATCCTTATTTTCCCTGAGG GAACCTGCATCAATAACACATCTGTTATGATGTTCAAGAAGGGGAGTTTTGAAATCGGAGGCACCATCTATCCTGTAGCCATAAag tacgACCCACGGTTCGGTGATGCGTTCTGGAACAGTGGGAAGTACAGCATGGTGAGTTACCTGCTGAGGATGATGACGAGCTGGGCCATCGTCTGTAATGTCTGGTACCTAGCACCCATGACCCAGCAG GAAGGAGAGGATGCTGTGCGGTTTGCTAACAGGGTGAAGTCTTTGATTGCGAGACAGGGAGGACTGGTGGACTTGTCCTG ggacggTGGTTTAAAGAGAGCCAAAGTAAAAGACTCGTTTAAGCAGGAGCAGCAGAGGATGTACAGCAGCATGGTGGCCGGAGACGAGCACAGCGAGTAA